One genomic window of Arthrobacter caoxuetaonis includes the following:
- a CDS encoding GmrSD restriction endonuclease domain-containing protein, producing MAMKHLRTILLSLSALTLLLTGTACVPQESPAGAIPQPAEVQSSEAGTTDAQAGTALEQLGTIAIKGRAPKTGYSREEFGPAWADVDHNGCDTRNDILARDLVSEEFKHGTQDCVVASGTFADPYTGTTISFVRGNTTSTAVQIDHVVALSDAWQKGAQQLSAEQRSQFANDPLNLLAADGPANGAKSDSDAATWLPPNKAFRCEYVARQTAVKAAYGLWMTQAEHDAIATVLSSCPEEPVPAREGTAPRTVAAQPGAAGPGAEGAPEGAGTTPVYANCTAVRAAGAAPIRPGDPGWDPKFDGDGDGVGCTS from the coding sequence ATGGCGATGAAACACCTGCGCACCATATTGCTGTCCCTTTCCGCCCTCACGCTCCTGCTGACAGGAACAGCCTGCGTGCCGCAGGAATCACCTGCCGGCGCCATCCCGCAGCCTGCAGAAGTCCAAAGCAGCGAAGCAGGGACCACAGACGCCCAGGCGGGAACCGCGCTGGAGCAGCTGGGAACCATCGCGATCAAAGGCCGCGCCCCGAAGACCGGCTACAGCCGCGAGGAATTCGGGCCGGCCTGGGCCGACGTCGACCACAATGGCTGCGACACCCGCAACGACATCCTGGCCCGGGACCTGGTGTCTGAGGAATTCAAGCATGGAACCCAGGACTGCGTTGTCGCCTCGGGAACCTTCGCCGACCCCTACACAGGGACCACGATCAGCTTCGTGCGCGGCAACACCACCAGCACGGCCGTGCAGATCGACCATGTGGTGGCGCTGTCCGATGCCTGGCAGAAGGGTGCGCAGCAGCTCTCTGCCGAGCAGCGCAGCCAGTTCGCCAACGATCCGCTCAACCTTTTGGCCGCGGACGGTCCGGCCAATGGGGCGAAGTCGGATTCCGACGCCGCCACCTGGCTGCCGCCGAACAAGGCCTTCCGCTGCGAGTACGTCGCGCGGCAAACAGCGGTCAAGGCCGCGTACGGGCTGTGGATGACGCAGGCCGAGCACGACGCGATAGCAACTGTCCTCTCGTCCTGCCCCGAGGAACCGGTTCCGGCCCGGGAGGGCACAGCGCCGCGGACTGTGGCCGCCCAACCGGGAGCGGCTGGTCCGGGGGCAGAGGGGGCTCCGGAGGGCGCCGGCACGACGCCGGTTTATGCCAACTGCACGGCAGTCCGGGCTGCGGGAGCGGCTCCGATCCGCCCCGGGGATCCCGGCTGGGATCCGAAGTTCGACGGCGACGGCGACGGGGTCGGCTGCACGTCCTGA
- a CDS encoding L-idonate 5-dehydrogenase codes for MNSVLGVVAHGAGDLRVEPVAPAEPAADEAVVEIAYGGICGSDLHYWQHGAAGESILKAPMLLGHEVVGRVFRAAADGSGPVAGTAVAVHPATPGPGDGSRYPEDRPNLSPGCTYLGSAARFPHTEGAFARFVNLPVRMLRVLPENLPLRRAALVEPAAVAWHAVSRAGDVRGKRVLVTGSGPIGALITAVLRARGAGEIITTDMHEFPLETARAVGADRSLLATDAEGIAAVDADICFESSGSYRGLMSAVQGATRGGRVVMVGLLPSGEQPALISLAITRELELVGSFRFNDEIDDVISALADGSLQADPVITHEFAVQEALEAFEVARDASASSKVLLRFDD; via the coding sequence GTGAATTCAGTTTTGGGTGTCGTGGCGCACGGGGCGGGCGACCTGCGGGTAGAACCTGTGGCGCCGGCGGAGCCGGCTGCTGATGAAGCTGTCGTGGAGATCGCCTATGGCGGGATCTGCGGATCGGACCTGCATTACTGGCAGCACGGTGCTGCGGGGGAGTCCATCCTGAAGGCGCCGATGCTGCTCGGACATGAAGTCGTGGGGCGTGTGTTCCGTGCTGCAGCCGACGGCTCGGGGCCGGTGGCGGGAACTGCCGTGGCCGTGCATCCGGCGACGCCGGGTCCAGGCGACGGGTCCAGGTATCCCGAGGACCGGCCGAACCTGTCGCCCGGCTGCACGTATTTGGGCAGCGCTGCGCGGTTCCCGCATACGGAGGGGGCCTTTGCCCGGTTCGTGAACCTTCCGGTGCGGATGCTCCGGGTGCTGCCGGAGAACCTGCCGCTGCGCCGTGCAGCACTGGTGGAACCTGCGGCTGTGGCCTGGCATGCGGTTTCTCGTGCCGGGGATGTGCGGGGCAAACGTGTGCTGGTGACTGGTTCCGGACCTATTGGAGCGCTCATTACCGCCGTGCTTCGGGCACGCGGCGCCGGTGAGATCATCACGACGGACATGCACGAGTTCCCGCTGGAGACCGCCCGGGCTGTTGGAGCCGACCGCAGCCTGCTGGCGACGGATGCCGAGGGTATTGCTGCCGTGGATGCCGACATCTGCTTCGAGTCCTCGGGCAGTTACCGCGGTCTGATGTCCGCGGTACAGGGAGCAACCCGCGGCGGCCGGGTTGTCATGGTGGGGCTGTTGCCTTCGGGGGAGCAGCCTGCGCTGATCTCCCTGGCAATCACGCGGGAACTGGAGCTGGTCGGTTCCTTCCGGTTCAACGACGAGATCGACGATGTCATTTCTGCCCTCGCCGACGGGAGCCTGCAAGCTGACCCGGTGATCACCCACGAATTTGCGGTCCAGGAGGCGCTGGAGGCGTTCGAAGTGGCCAGGGACGCTTCGGCTAGCAGCAAGGTTCTTCTGCGCTTCGACGACTGA
- a CDS encoding nitroreductase family deazaflavin-dependent oxidoreductase, with amino-acid sequence MPLTGEYVPSTSKRSRDQAAEIESSGGTRGTTLHGRPVVLLTTKGAKSGKLRKTPLMRVEHDGDYAVVASLGGAAKHPLWYFNVKSHPHVELQDGPQKWDMRAREVTGEEKTLWWDRAVEAYPPYADYQARTEREIPVFVLERMVEA; translated from the coding sequence ATGCCCCTTACCGGTGAATACGTCCCCAGCACCTCCAAACGCTCCCGCGACCAGGCGGCCGAAATCGAGTCCTCCGGCGGTACCCGCGGCACTACTCTCCATGGTCGTCCGGTGGTCCTGCTGACCACCAAGGGTGCCAAAAGCGGCAAGCTGCGCAAGACGCCGCTGATGCGGGTTGAGCACGACGGCGACTACGCGGTGGTCGCTTCCCTTGGCGGTGCCGCGAAGCACCCCCTCTGGTACTTCAACGTCAAGTCCCATCCCCATGTCGAATTGCAGGACGGTCCGCAGAAATGGGACATGCGGGCCCGCGAAGTCACCGGCGAAGAGAAAACGCTCTGGTGGGACCGCGCCGTGGAGGCCTATCCGCCGTACGCCGACTACCAGGCCAGGACTGAGCGCGAGATTCCAGTGTTCGTGCTTGAGCGGATGGTCGAAGCCTAG
- a CDS encoding GNAT family N-acetyltransferase — MASTLLTRDATPADAAACAALYAPYVLQTAVSFETEPPAAEEMARRIAAAQERYAWLVGEHDGAVAGYAYAGSWRSRAAYARTAETSIYVAQSATGTGVGSALYRALLERLGKLGLRTVVAGMTLPNPASEALHTALGFMPVGVFRRVGWKHGAWHDVSWMQLDLSAASGGTT; from the coding sequence ATGGCATCCACCCTTCTCACGCGGGACGCAACACCCGCCGACGCCGCCGCCTGCGCAGCGCTCTACGCCCCCTACGTCCTGCAGACGGCAGTGTCGTTCGAAACGGAGCCGCCCGCAGCGGAGGAGATGGCCCGGCGCATCGCCGCAGCACAGGAACGGTACGCGTGGCTCGTGGGGGAGCACGACGGCGCGGTGGCCGGCTATGCGTACGCCGGCAGCTGGCGAAGCCGGGCAGCGTACGCCCGGACAGCGGAAACCAGCATCTACGTGGCCCAGTCAGCTACGGGCACCGGTGTGGGATCTGCCCTCTACAGGGCGCTGCTGGAACGTTTGGGAAAGCTGGGCTTGCGCACCGTCGTGGCCGGCATGACCCTGCCGAACCCGGCCAGCGAGGCGCTGCATACCGCACTTGGGTTCATGCCCGTGGGAGTGTTCCGCCGAGTGGGCTGGAAGCACGGCGCCTGGCACGACGTCAGCTGGATGCAGCTGGACCTGTCCGCCGCATCCGGGGGAACGACCTAG
- a CDS encoding GntP family permease: MTDLELNWTLGTPGLLLIAVAAIALLLVMIMKFRIHAFLALIVVSLLTAVATGIPAGSIVPTLLSGFGTTLGSVALLVGLGAMLGRMLEVSGGAEVLTNALINKFGQKRASLALSVASLMFGFPIFFDAGLVVMLPIIFTVARRMGGSLLTYAFPAAAAFSVMHVFVPPHPGPVAATGLLGADIGLVLIFGLLIAIPTWYLTGYLFGHFLGRKFNIPVPAILDAPKGSAEEEFRSAPSLGAIVTLLLLPFFLIFLNTGLNMAATAELVSLEDTWVQILRTLGETPVALLITVFLAMWLLGRRQGKKATLIETVVDSALGPVCSIILITGAGGMFGGVLRASGIGDAIAGSLDAIGLPVIVAGFVIAAIIRLAQGSATVALTTAAALVQPVVLDNPEFNAVQTVAIVLSLAAGSVFAGHVNDSGFWLVSRFFQMDTKTTLKTWTVGQALIGVVGFILALAIYLIASGF; the protein is encoded by the coding sequence ATGACCGATCTCGAGCTCAATTGGACGCTGGGTACGCCCGGCCTCCTGTTGATCGCCGTCGCAGCCATTGCACTGCTGCTGGTGATGATCATGAAGTTCCGCATCCACGCCTTCCTGGCGCTGATCGTGGTCAGCCTGCTCACCGCCGTCGCCACCGGTATTCCGGCCGGCTCCATTGTGCCCACGCTGCTCAGCGGCTTCGGGACCACCCTGGGCAGCGTCGCGCTGCTGGTTGGCCTGGGCGCGATGCTCGGACGCATGCTGGAAGTTTCCGGCGGTGCGGAGGTCCTGACCAACGCGCTCATCAACAAGTTCGGGCAGAAGCGGGCCTCGCTGGCGCTTTCCGTGGCCTCGCTGATGTTCGGCTTCCCCATCTTCTTCGACGCCGGCCTTGTGGTCATGCTGCCGATTATCTTCACCGTTGCACGCCGCATGGGCGGGTCGCTGCTGACCTACGCTTTCCCGGCCGCTGCCGCGTTCTCCGTCATGCACGTGTTTGTCCCGCCGCACCCCGGCCCGGTGGCAGCTACCGGGCTGCTGGGTGCTGATATCGGCCTGGTGCTGATCTTCGGCCTGCTCATTGCCATTCCCACCTGGTACCTGACCGGCTACCTCTTCGGACACTTCCTGGGCCGCAAGTTCAACATCCCCGTGCCGGCGATTCTGGATGCCCCGAAGGGTTCCGCGGAAGAGGAATTCCGTTCCGCTCCGAGCCTTGGTGCGATCGTCACCCTGCTGCTGCTTCCGTTCTTCCTCATCTTCCTGAACACCGGCCTGAACATGGCAGCCACTGCGGAGCTGGTCTCCCTGGAGGACACCTGGGTCCAGATCCTGCGTACGCTCGGTGAGACTCCGGTTGCCCTGCTCATCACCGTCTTCCTGGCGATGTGGCTGCTCGGCCGCCGCCAGGGCAAAAAGGCCACGCTCATCGAGACCGTTGTGGATTCGGCCCTCGGCCCGGTCTGCTCGATCATCCTGATCACCGGTGCCGGCGGCATGTTCGGCGGCGTGCTGCGCGCCAGCGGGATTGGCGACGCGATTGCCGGCTCCCTCGACGCCATTGGCCTGCCGGTCATCGTTGCCGGCTTCGTCATTGCCGCAATCATCCGGCTGGCACAGGGTTCCGCCACGGTGGCCCTGACCACAGCCGCTGCCCTGGTGCAGCCGGTGGTCCTGGACAATCCGGAGTTCAACGCCGTGCAGACGGTCGCGATCGTGCTGTCCCTGGCCGCGGGCTCGGTCTTCGCCGGCCACGTCAACGACTCCGGTTTCTGGCTGGTCAGCCGGTTCTTCCAGATGGACACCAAGACCACGCTGAAGACCTGGACCGTTGGCCAGGCGCTCATCGGCGTCGTCGGCTTCATCCTGGCACTGGCGATCTACCTGATCGCGTCAGGGTTCTAG
- a CDS encoding HNH endonuclease, with translation MLEMEAAPPLQQPKPSGPGASGAPGARAAYRRAAGPLTGMAPARSLLFHGVRGAAALDASLPASIPQKTGPSVPNSSWLGSESRAAVRSASTHELLDDVVACLRCLQDPDTTDDIPDAWADPELVDLMRVLEELKSAAAAVQARAAASFDASQRRAQSRAGVPAEHLGRGVGSQVALARRDSPHRGSRHLGFGKALVHEMPYTLAALSSGVLSEWRATLLVRETACLDVEDRRRVDELICKDPASLEGLGDRKLIARIRTITQTIDPASQVRRNAKAVSDRYVSCRPAPDTMSYLTGLLPVAQGVAVYAALSRAADSLRASGDGRGRGQIMADTLVERVTGQDTADRVPVEVQLVITDRTLLSQIVIPQQSVMQNGTSESRNGLSGSGNGVPGNGNGVPGNGNGVPENGSSGDRAFGARPSLPEAPAYFPGYGIVPGSWARELIRSGLGLGICGREASPPGGRREASPPVGGSSNQQLRGTSGLPDAESSSQESPPEHPSLVSLRRLYLDPVSGELAAMESKARAFPAGLARLIRTRDQTCRTPWCDAPIRHIDHIRSSAAGGPTSYINGQGLCEACNQAKEAPGWNATPINGVPSGVNGPAGQSAAANAAGAPCQTSGGRHIVRITTPTGHTYTSTAPPLPGSRPGPLSPLGRGAPGTRYSPGRDTPLDVSG, from the coding sequence ATGTTGGAGATGGAAGCAGCACCCCCGTTGCAGCAGCCAAAGCCCTCGGGTCCTGGAGCATCTGGAGCACCCGGAGCACGGGCTGCCTACCGCCGTGCCGCCGGCCCCCTTACCGGCATGGCTCCTGCCCGCTCCTTGCTCTTTCACGGGGTCCGTGGGGCTGCCGCGCTCGACGCTTCCTTACCGGCGTCCATACCTCAAAAGACCGGCCCGTCAGTTCCGAATTCGTCCTGGCTCGGCAGCGAGAGCCGGGCGGCTGTTCGTTCCGCCAGCACTCACGAGTTACTGGACGACGTCGTCGCCTGCCTGCGCTGTCTCCAGGATCCGGACACCACGGATGACATCCCGGATGCCTGGGCTGACCCCGAGTTGGTTGATTTGATGCGGGTGCTGGAGGAACTGAAGTCTGCAGCTGCGGCGGTGCAGGCCCGTGCCGCGGCATCGTTTGATGCCTCCCAGCGGCGGGCGCAGTCCCGTGCCGGTGTCCCGGCTGAGCATCTTGGCCGCGGTGTGGGATCGCAGGTGGCGCTGGCGAGGCGGGATTCCCCGCACCGGGGCAGCCGGCACCTGGGTTTCGGCAAGGCACTGGTCCACGAAATGCCCTACACCCTGGCGGCTTTGTCTTCCGGGGTGCTCAGTGAATGGCGGGCCACGCTCCTGGTCCGGGAAACAGCCTGCCTGGACGTGGAAGACCGGCGCCGGGTCGATGAGCTGATCTGCAAGGACCCAGCCTCCCTGGAAGGCCTCGGCGACCGGAAACTCATCGCCCGGATCCGCACGATCACCCAGACCATTGACCCCGCGTCCCAGGTCCGGCGCAACGCCAAAGCCGTCTCCGACCGGTACGTCTCCTGCCGCCCGGCGCCGGACACCATGTCCTACCTGACCGGTCTGCTGCCGGTGGCTCAGGGAGTGGCGGTGTATGCGGCATTGTCCCGGGCAGCGGATTCCCTGCGTGCATCCGGGGACGGACGCGGGCGGGGTCAGATCATGGCCGATACCCTCGTCGAACGCGTCACCGGCCAGGACACAGCGGACCGGGTACCGGTCGAGGTGCAGCTGGTGATCACGGACCGGACCCTGCTCTCCCAGATCGTGATCCCACAGCAGTCGGTCATGCAGAACGGGACGTCCGAGAGTCGGAACGGCCTCTCTGGGAGCGGGAACGGGGTCCCTGGGAACGGGAACGGGGTCCCTGGGAACGGGAACGGGGTCCCTGAGAACGGATCTTCTGGGGACCGGGCCTTCGGAGCACGGCCATCGCTCCCAGAGGCACCGGCCTACTTCCCGGGGTACGGGATCGTCCCCGGCTCGTGGGCGAGGGAACTGATCCGTTCAGGACTGGGACTAGGGATCTGCGGCCGAGAGGCTTCACCGCCAGGCGGACGCCGAGAGGCTTCACCACCAGTCGGAGGCTCATCCAACCAACAACTGCGGGGCACATCAGGGTTGCCGGATGCGGAATCCTCCAGCCAAGAATCTCCGCCGGAGCATCCATCCCTGGTCAGCCTGCGCCGCCTGTATCTTGACCCGGTTTCCGGGGAACTGGCCGCAATGGAATCCAAGGCCCGCGCATTCCCTGCAGGCCTGGCACGGCTGATCCGCACCAGGGACCAAACCTGCCGCACTCCCTGGTGCGACGCACCGATCCGGCACATCGACCACATCCGATCCTCCGCCGCGGGCGGACCAACCAGTTACATCAACGGACAGGGACTCTGCGAAGCCTGCAACCAGGCCAAAGAAGCACCCGGTTGGAACGCAACACCAATCAATGGGGTGCCGTCGGGGGTGAACGGGCCGGCGGGTCAATCAGCGGCAGCGAATGCGGCCGGGGCGCCCTGCCAAACGTCCGGAGGTCGGCACATTGTCCGGATCACCACACCCACCGGCCACACCTACACCTCCACGGCACCGCCGCTGCCGGGCAGCCGACCAGGCCCGTTGAGCCCACTGGGACGCGGCGCTCCCGGAACGCGATACTCCCCTGGACGCGATACTCCCCTAGATGTATCCGGCTGA
- a CDS encoding FadR/GntR family transcriptional regulator, whose product MSSRLHSLVIESLGRRIVSGELAPGSTMLSGDLETELGVSRSVAREAVRVLQSLGLVETVKRIGIRVLPETAWNVFDPFVVRWRLASVPGKGAQLRSLTELRSAVEPAAAELAAEHAPEDMAAELMAVAAKMRAVGRAGDLQQFLDLDIHFHALVLAASGNEMFGQMQSMIAEVLRGRTDYGLMPSHPHEEALQWHVDVANAVQEGKPEAAREAMDQIMRRTKSEVEGVWAEEPRIFTQPERPGVVEG is encoded by the coding sequence ATGAGTTCCCGACTGCACAGCCTGGTCATCGAATCCCTCGGACGCAGGATTGTTTCCGGCGAGCTCGCTCCCGGGTCGACGATGCTCTCCGGAGACCTCGAAACTGAGCTCGGCGTTTCGCGGTCCGTTGCACGCGAAGCGGTGCGGGTGCTGCAGTCCCTCGGCCTGGTTGAAACGGTGAAGCGGATTGGTATCCGGGTTCTCCCGGAGACCGCCTGGAACGTGTTCGACCCGTTCGTGGTGCGCTGGCGGCTGGCCTCCGTTCCCGGCAAGGGTGCACAGCTGCGCTCACTGACTGAACTGCGTTCCGCCGTCGAGCCTGCTGCCGCCGAACTCGCAGCCGAGCACGCCCCCGAGGATATGGCTGCGGAGCTGATGGCTGTTGCCGCCAAGATGCGTGCCGTAGGCCGTGCCGGCGACCTGCAGCAGTTCCTGGACCTGGACATCCACTTCCATGCACTGGTCCTAGCCGCTTCCGGGAACGAGATGTTCGGGCAAATGCAGTCGATGATCGCCGAAGTCCTCCGGGGCCGCACCGACTACGGGCTCATGCCCTCCCATCCGCATGAGGAAGCACTGCAGTGGCACGTCGACGTCGCGAACGCGGTCCAGGAGGGAAAACCTGAAGCTGCCCGCGAGGCCATGGACCAGATCATGCGCCGGACCAAGTCTGAAGTCGAGGGTGTCTGGGCGGAAGAACCCCGGATCTTTACTCAGCCGGAGCGTCCGGGCGTAGTGGAGGGGTAG
- the ppk2 gene encoding polyphosphate kinase 2, producing MANGKNATQTDSEKAPAEDKSGGKASANSNGRERVSVAEDYAAELDELGELDARNPVVLTDKGNEAPWQHNYPYDKKLSRRSYERQKRQLQIELLKMQLWVKDTGQKMLLIFEGRDAAGKGGAIKRFNEHLNPRGSRIVALEKPTDQERTQWYFQRYVSHLPGGGEIVMMDRSWYNRAGVERVMNYCTPAQYLEFMREVPELERMLVNSGVLVRKFWFSVGRAEQLARFAARETDPVKQWKLSPTDLASLDKWDDYTQAKEAMFFYTDTGDAPWTVVKSNDKKRARLEAMRFVLDSVEYPNKDRAVAHAPDPLIVGPAASHYEEGEEPDGLFPVVKPQP from the coding sequence ATGGCCAACGGCAAGAACGCGACCCAGACTGACTCCGAGAAGGCGCCCGCGGAGGACAAATCCGGGGGAAAGGCCAGCGCGAATTCCAACGGCCGTGAACGGGTTTCAGTCGCAGAGGACTATGCCGCGGAACTCGATGAACTCGGCGAGCTGGATGCGAGGAATCCTGTCGTCCTTACGGACAAAGGCAACGAGGCCCCCTGGCAGCACAACTACCCCTACGATAAAAAACTCAGCCGGCGGTCCTACGAACGGCAAAAGCGGCAGCTGCAGATTGAACTCCTCAAGATGCAGCTGTGGGTCAAGGACACCGGCCAGAAGATGCTTCTGATCTTTGAGGGCCGCGACGCCGCCGGGAAGGGCGGCGCGATCAAACGGTTCAATGAGCACCTGAATCCCCGCGGTTCCAGGATCGTCGCCCTGGAGAAGCCCACGGATCAGGAGCGGACGCAGTGGTATTTCCAGCGCTACGTCTCCCACCTCCCCGGCGGCGGGGAAATCGTGATGATGGACCGGTCCTGGTACAACCGTGCCGGCGTCGAACGCGTCATGAACTACTGCACTCCGGCGCAGTACCTGGAGTTCATGCGGGAGGTTCCGGAACTGGAACGGATGCTCGTGAACTCCGGCGTGCTGGTGCGCAAATTCTGGTTTTCCGTGGGCCGGGCCGAACAGCTGGCACGGTTTGCGGCACGCGAAACAGATCCGGTGAAGCAGTGGAAGCTCTCCCCCACGGACCTCGCGAGCCTGGACAAGTGGGACGACTACACGCAGGCCAAGGAAGCCATGTTCTTCTACACGGACACCGGTGACGCGCCCTGGACCGTGGTGAAGTCGAATGACAAGAAACGCGCCCGGCTGGAGGCGATGCGGTTCGTGCTGGACAGCGTCGAATACCCCAACAAGGACCGGGCCGTGGCACACGCCCCGGATCCCCTCATCGTTGGTCCGGCGGCCAGTCACTACGAGGAGGGCGAGGAGCCGGACGGACTGTTTCCCGTCGTCAAGCCGCAGCCCTGA
- a CDS encoding CAP domain-containing protein, protein MNKTKKSLGIITLSAVIGAGGVGTAAVASPSLAPAVTMEPGAATASQEQVLAEIFAEINAFREAQGLAPVQYNPVVSQTAQGWSDQMASSGVFEHNPDYAGSPDLAGWSKAGEVIASRSDHSAQEIVQQWINSPGHNAILSDPDLNTLGIGVTFSDGDQALYAVANFFQYSPDHPATVPAPGAEASPEPAPVPEPAPEPAPEPEPAPEPAPEPAPVPEPAPEPAPVPNPGPEPEQPIVNNPTAPDGKDCWPKGGREGRGEGHRGDRGGWNDPGRGADPNTGQTAGWNNGHHGGGGHHGGGGHHGGGGGGGHHGGGR, encoded by the coding sequence ATGAATAAAACCAAGAAATCGCTTGGCATCATTACGCTTTCAGCCGTTATTGGCGCAGGAGGAGTGGGTACGGCAGCCGTAGCGTCGCCCTCACTGGCTCCAGCCGTGACTATGGAGCCCGGTGCCGCAACCGCTTCGCAGGAGCAGGTCCTGGCCGAGATCTTCGCGGAAATCAACGCATTCCGAGAAGCTCAGGGACTTGCTCCGGTGCAATACAATCCCGTGGTTTCCCAGACAGCCCAGGGCTGGTCGGACCAGATGGCCTCCTCCGGGGTGTTCGAACACAACCCGGACTATGCCGGTTCCCCCGACCTGGCGGGATGGAGCAAGGCCGGAGAAGTTATCGCTTCCCGCTCCGATCACAGCGCCCAGGAGATTGTGCAGCAGTGGATAAACTCTCCCGGCCATAACGCGATTCTCAGCGACCCCGATCTGAATACGCTTGGAATTGGAGTGACCTTTAGCGACGGGGATCAGGCATTGTATGCTGTGGCGAATTTCTTCCAGTATTCACCGGACCATCCGGCAACCGTTCCTGCTCCGGGTGCTGAGGCTTCGCCTGAACCTGCGCCTGTCCCCGAACCCGCGCCCGAACCCGCGCCGGAACCGGAGCCTGCACCCGAGCCCGCGCCGGAACCGGCACCTGTCCCGGAGCCTGCTCCCGAGCCTGCACCGGTCCCGAACCCGGGTCCCGAACCCGAGCAGCCGATCGTCAACAATCCCACTGCTCCGGACGGCAAGGACTGCTGGCCGAAGGGAGGCCGCGAGGGCCGTGGGGAAGGACACCGCGGGGACCGCGGCGGCTGGAACGATCCCGGACGAGGCGCTGATCCGAACACCGGCCAGACTGCTGGCTGGAACAACGGCCACCACGGCGGCGGCGGGCACCACGGCGGCGGTGGGCACCACGGCGGCGGCGGTGGCGGCGGGCACCACGGCGGCGGCCGCTAA
- a CDS encoding SDR family oxidoreductase: protein MFDISGRIALVTGSSRGIGNAIARGLAGAGAIVVLNGLDGDRLEAARAYLAAEFGPGKVFARQFDVTDAQAAADGVAWVEREVGPLAILVNNAGVQHRVPMLDLEVEDWERVIRTNLTSAFLVGREAARHMIPRGAGKIINIASVQADLARPTIAPYTASKGGIRNLTRAMTAEWAGSGLQINAIAPGYIHTEMTQNLVDDEEFNSWILGRTPAGRWGTVEDIIGPAIWLASDASNFVNGQVVFIDGGMTTVV, encoded by the coding sequence ATGTTTGATATTTCCGGCCGGATCGCACTGGTCACCGGATCGAGCCGGGGGATCGGGAACGCGATTGCCCGCGGGCTGGCAGGTGCCGGCGCGATCGTGGTCCTGAACGGGCTCGACGGCGACCGGCTGGAGGCAGCGCGGGCTTACCTGGCCGCCGAATTCGGACCCGGGAAGGTCTTCGCCAGACAGTTCGATGTCACCGACGCGCAGGCTGCGGCCGACGGCGTCGCCTGGGTAGAGCGTGAAGTTGGTCCCCTGGCCATCCTGGTGAACAACGCCGGAGTCCAGCACCGGGTGCCGATGCTGGACCTGGAGGTCGAGGACTGGGAACGGGTGATCCGCACCAACCTGACCAGCGCTTTCCTAGTAGGACGAGAAGCTGCACGGCACATGATTCCGCGCGGTGCCGGGAAGATCATCAACATTGCCTCGGTCCAGGCCGATCTCGCGCGGCCGACCATAGCGCCGTACACGGCATCAAAGGGCGGGATCCGGAACCTGACCCGGGCGATGACGGCTGAATGGGCAGGATCCGGGCTGCAGATCAATGCCATCGCGCCGGGATACATCCACACTGAGATGACGCAGAACCTCGTCGATGATGAGGAGTTCAATTCGTGGATTCTGGGCAGGACTCCGGCGGGTCGCTGGGGCACTGTGGAGGACATCATTGGCCCGGCGATCTGGCTGGCCTCCGATGCGTCGAACTTCGTCAACGGTCAGGTCGTCTTTATCGACGGCGGCATGACCACGGTGGTGTAG